One segment of Candidatus Glassbacteria bacterium DNA contains the following:
- a CDS encoding MTH1187 family thiamine-binding protein: MLAQISMFPLGKASGLSEDVAGVIEMIEQSGLPYQLTSMGTLIEGEWDEVIELIGRCRKRLLEKHERIYLVMKVDDQKGVTGKLRGKISSVEKRLGHEVSK; the protein is encoded by the coding sequence ATGCTGGCACAGATAAGCATGTTTCCGCTGGGAAAAGCGAGCGGTTTGAGCGAGGACGTGGCCGGAGTGATCGAAATGATCGAGCAGAGCGGCCTGCCCTACCAGTTGACCAGCATGGGTACGCTGATCGAGGGCGAATGGGACGAGGTTATCGAACTGATCGGGCGCTGCCGCAAACGCCTGCTGGAAAAACACGAGCGGATTTACCTGGTGATGAAAGTGGATGACCAGAAAGGGGTAACCGGCAAGCTGCGCGGCAAGATCAGCTCGGTGGAAAAACGACTGGGACACGAGGTCAGCAAGTAG